The genomic region GATCGCACTGCCACAGAGGGCACCGATATAGTATTGTCCCTCAGCACCGATGTTCCAGACCTTGGCACGAAACGCAACCGTCATACCAAGACCAACGAGTAACAGGGGTGTTGCTTTCAGGAGGGTCTCGGTAATTTGACGAAATCCTCCAAACGCCCCTTTGAGGATTACACCATAAGCGACTATAGGATTGGCACCGCTGACTTGAATCAAAATACTTGATAGCACTAGGGCTATTACCACACTCATCAGTGGCGCAAGGGGCCTAAACCGAGACCAAAATGAGTGATCAAGAAAGTTAGTGGCTAGGCTCATACCCCTTAGTGACCACTTAGTAGTTATTGGTTTAATGGTTATCGTCAACGCGATGGTTGCGGAGTTGCTCTACCTCTGGGCAGTCTCCAGCAATCAATAGCTCGGTGTCACTCTTAGGAACCATGGCTAGCTTTTGCATAACAGAACCAATGCTCTCTAAGCGAATCATCTCCTCCCAGGAAGAAATTTCATCATCCTCATCAGTTTCGTA from Cyanobacteriota bacterium harbors:
- a CDS encoding ABC transporter permease, which encodes MSVVIALVLSSILIQVSGANPIVAYGVILKGAFGGFRQITETLLKATPLLLVGLGMTVAFRAKVWNIGAEGQYYIGALCGSAI